A stretch of the Pseudomonadota bacterium genome encodes the following:
- a CDS encoding universal stress protein, giving the protein MHSTSSSQAGSSQHTAASTAPVLVPVDFSSCSRAALQFAANFMRCINAPLLVLHVVHEAGSEAGFYRRNGTPGTLRPVEDIARDMLQEFVDDVCGDCRDASGPLEPRLLLVSGLPAARIQEIAEREQAGLIVMGTHARTGLARMAAGSVSTEVMQHCRVPVTIVKALPEQGESDTAGAQTYQTMWWPFRSKRSDSEHTAA; this is encoded by the coding sequence ATGCACAGCACCTCTTCTTCCCAGGCCGGCAGCTCGCAGCACACCGCAGCATCGACAGCACCGGTACTGGTACCGGTGGACTTCTCATCCTGTTCGCGCGCCGCCCTGCAATTCGCGGCGAATTTCATGCGCTGCATCAATGCGCCGCTGCTGGTGCTGCACGTGGTCCACGAGGCCGGCAGCGAAGCCGGTTTCTATCGCCGCAACGGCACGCCGGGCACGCTGCGACCGGTCGAGGACATCGCCCGCGACATGCTGCAGGAGTTCGTCGACGACGTGTGCGGAGACTGCCGGGATGCCAGCGGCCCGCTCGAGCCGCGCCTGCTGCTGGTCAGCGGCCTGCCCGCCGCGCGGATCCAGGAGATCGCGGAGCGCGAGCAGGCCGGATTGATCGTCATGGGTACCCACGCCCGCACCGGACTGGCGCGCATGGCGGCGGGCTCCGTCTCGACCGAGGTCATGCAGCACTGCCGCGTGCCGGTCACGATCGTCAAGGCACTGCCGGAACAAGGCGAATCGGACACTGCAGGAGCACAGACCTACCAGACCATGTGGTGGCCGTTCCGCAGCAAGCGCTCAGACAGCGAGCACACGGCTGCCTGA
- a CDS encoding ATP-binding cassette domain-containing protein: MVTTPMAAADRGSAAAGGDGTGMLEVAGLSIRYGAQLALRAVNLEVRRNEIFGIIGPANAGKTSFLKAINRMDQFERGMQVDGTIRFDGRPVNRVRNIYALRSRIGVVFPLPVGLPLTVYENVAFAPRLAGIRRKGELDMIVERCLQRAALWDEVKDRLGSLGSLLSGGQQQRLTIARALSQDPELLMLDEFSIAVDPVTTMRIEDVLKELKQEMTILLVTNLVQQARRLADRTAFFLDGECVEIGVTEDLFTGQVRDPRTRDYVEGRFG; this comes from the coding sequence ATGGTGACCACCCCGATGGCGGCAGCGGATCGCGGCAGCGCGGCGGCCGGCGGCGATGGTACCGGCATGCTCGAGGTGGCCGGCCTGTCGATCCGCTACGGCGCGCAGCTCGCGCTGCGCGCCGTGAACCTCGAGGTCCGGCGCAACGAGATCTTCGGCATCATCGGTCCGGCCAATGCGGGCAAGACCTCGTTCCTGAAAGCGATCAATCGCATGGACCAGTTCGAGCGCGGCATGCAGGTGGACGGTACGATCCGTTTCGACGGCCGTCCGGTCAACCGGGTGCGCAACATCTACGCCCTGCGTTCGCGCATCGGGGTCGTGTTTCCGCTGCCGGTCGGTCTGCCGCTCACGGTGTACGAGAATGTCGCCTTCGCGCCGCGCCTGGCCGGCATTCGCCGCAAGGGCGAGCTCGACATGATCGTCGAGCGCTGCCTGCAGCGGGCCGCACTCTGGGACGAGGTCAAGGACCGGCTCGGTTCCCTGGGGAGCCTCTTGTCCGGCGGTCAGCAGCAGCGCCTGACCATCGCACGGGCACTGTCCCAGGATCCCGAACTGCTGATGCTGGATGAATTCTCGATCGCGGTCGACCCGGTCACGACCATGCGCATCGAGGACGTGCTCAAGGAGCTGAAGCAGGAGATGACCATCCTGCTGGTCACCAACCTGGTGCAGCAGGCACGGCGCCTGGCCGACCGTACCGCCTTCTTCCTGGACGGGGAATGTGTCGAAATCGGCGTCACGGAGGATCTGTTCACCGGCCAGGTGCGGGATCCGCGCACCCGCGACTACGTGGAAGGCAGGTTCGGCTGA
- the pstA gene encoding phosphate ABC transporter permease PstA: MFTETELNVRNRRIQGLYRILFMLMTGLLILPVLIILATLIYKGGSVLSIDFLFTSPTDGMTAGGIFPALLGTIWLVTVALLVSVPIGVAAAIYLNEYASDNWFTRVINLAIINLAGVPSIVHALFGVGAFVIFFGFGTSILSASLTLAIMTLPVVIVSTRESLRAVPMAFREACWNMGATRWQTIRRIVLPNAVSGILTGVILEVSRTTGETAPIMFTGAVFFTPFLPQGIFDQTMALSLHLFVVATQVPGVPEDLPYGVALVLISLVLLMNSLSIGFRMYLRGRKKW; encoded by the coding sequence TCTGTACCGCATCCTGTTCATGCTCATGACCGGTCTGCTCATCCTGCCCGTGCTGATCATCCTGGCGACGCTCATCTACAAGGGCGGTTCCGTGCTGTCGATCGATTTCCTGTTCACCTCGCCGACCGACGGCATGACCGCCGGCGGCATCTTTCCCGCACTCCTCGGTACCATCTGGCTGGTCACGGTGGCGCTGCTGGTGTCCGTACCGATCGGCGTGGCCGCGGCGATCTACCTCAATGAGTATGCCTCGGACAACTGGTTCACGCGCGTCATCAACCTGGCCATCATCAACCTGGCCGGGGTGCCGTCCATCGTGCATGCGCTGTTCGGCGTCGGGGCCTTCGTCATCTTCTTCGGCTTCGGCACCAGCATCCTGTCCGCCAGCCTGACCCTGGCGATCATGACCCTGCCGGTCGTCATCGTGTCGACGCGCGAATCGCTGCGCGCGGTGCCGATGGCGTTCCGTGAGGCATGCTGGAACATGGGCGCGACCCGCTGGCAGACCATCCGCCGCATCGTGCTGCCGAATGCCGTCAGCGGCATTCTCACCGGTGTCATTCTCGAGGTGTCGCGCACCACGGGCGAGACCGCGCCGATCATGTTCACCGGCGCCGTGTTTTTCACCCCGTTCCTGCCCCAGGGCATCTTCGACCAGACCATGGCGCTGTCGCTGCACCTGTTCGTGGTGGCGACCCAGGTACCGGGCGTGCCGGAGGACCTGCCCTACGGTGTGGCGCTGGTGTTGATCTCGCTGGTGCTGCTGATGAACAGCCTGTCCATAGGGTTTCGCATGTACCTGCGCGGGCGCAAGAAATGGTGA
- a CDS encoding phosphate ABC transporter ATP-binding protein: protein MEAATYAIRTRGLNLWYGTFQALFDVDLAIRGGHITSLIGPSGCGKSTLLRSVNRINERLGYARIEGAIEVLGQNVYASDVELVQVRKQVGMVFQRPNPLPISIRDNVLFGHALHAGRDRSSRRERDAIVEAALRQVLLWDQVKDRLDEKATGLSLEQQQKLCIARLLPVKPAVLLMDEPCSALDPKGTEAVEELIWELRGEYTILIVTHNMAQARRASEECIFMLLGKVIEHTATEELFVTPRHSETADYIEGRYG from the coding sequence ATGGAGGCAGCAACGTACGCGATCCGCACGCGCGGGCTCAACCTCTGGTACGGTACCTTCCAGGCCCTGTTCGACGTGGATCTCGCGATTCGCGGCGGCCATATCACCTCGCTGATCGGGCCGTCCGGTTGCGGCAAGTCCACGCTGCTGCGCAGTGTCAACCGCATCAACGAGCGGCTCGGTTACGCCCGCATCGAGGGCGCGATCGAGGTGCTGGGTCAGAATGTATATGCGTCCGATGTCGAGTTGGTGCAGGTGCGCAAGCAGGTGGGCATGGTTTTCCAGCGCCCTAATCCGCTGCCCATCTCGATCCGCGACAACGTGTTGTTCGGCCATGCCCTGCATGCCGGCCGGGACCGGAGCTCGCGCCGCGAGCGCGACGCGATCGTGGAGGCGGCACTGCGCCAGGTGCTGCTGTGGGACCAGGTCAAGGACCGGCTGGATGAGAAGGCGACCGGGCTGTCACTCGAACAGCAGCAGAAGCTGTGTATCGCACGCCTGCTGCCGGTCAAGCCTGCCGTGCTGCTGATGGACGAGCCGTGTTCGGCGCTCGATCCCAAGGGTACCGAGGCCGTGGAAGAGCTGATCTGGGAACTGCGCGGCGAGTACACCATCCTCATCGTCACTCACAACATGGCGCAGGCGCGGCGCGCGAGCGAGGAGTGCATCTTCATGCTGCTGGGCAAGGTGATCGAGCATACCGCGACGGAGGAGCTGTTCGTGACCCCGCGCCACAGCGAGACCGCGGATTACATCGAGGGTCGCTACGGCTGA